From the Geotrypetes seraphini chromosome 8, aGeoSer1.1, whole genome shotgun sequence genome, the window cccttccctcccctcaagAGAAATAGAGTACATGAAGAGAGATTGGAGGTAACAAAAATAACTAAGTTATACAATGCGAGCTTCATGTCccgctttccaagtgagataacCATCCCAGACTTTGTGATAAGCCGGTAGTGTGTTCTTTTTAATCACTGTAAGTTTACACATTAAGTGTATATGGTTCAGCTTTCTACACAGAGTGGTAACTGCTGGCATTTTAGCCGATCATCAGCAGTGTGCCAGAGCAATCCACGCGACTGTAAATAGCAATGCAGCCATCCGCTGTTCATGCCTATCTCGGAGGGGCCGCGTTTAACAAACAACATTCAGGCAACACCAGGAAGTGGTTCTCTATAATACTCACTGAGTTGATCTACCTTATGCTAATAACTCCACAGGAAGGGGCATTCCCACCAAATTTGGCATAAATATGTACACTGGCCACATCCCCGCCATCATGAATCATTTGGTGTCCCATATATACGAGAAAGTTTATAGGGCTCATATACCAGGGATAGTAGGCTTCTAACTATTTTCAATGAGGACCGatctttgtagacttcaattttGTAAATGTCCCATTGCAGGCTCCTTGCTGTCCGCATAACAGATTATTTAGTTTTATAATCTGCAAAACATGCAATTATATTGAGGGGCTTATTCCCACACGGAGCAGCCAGCTTTTGGTGAGCATGCTCAAGCTGAATAGAGTCCAGAGGCACTGTGGTTGTCGCATCAGAAAGTAGGAGACTCGCAATCACTTGTACCTTTTGGGAGCAATTCGTATAATCAGCAAGCTCTGGAACTCCACATATCTGAAGATTTGAATGTTGACTTCTATTTCAAGGTCTTCTAGTTTATCAAGAACATAAGTGTGCTGGGTTGCCAAGTCCTTCGTTCGTGAGTCTAACAATGCCACATGCTGTTCTTCTCTGTCACTTACACGCTGCCCCAGTTCTAATATCTCGCCTCTGAGATCGGCCGCTAAAGTGGAAAGTTCTTCCTGTACAGTTTTAATATCGGCTTGGATCTCATGTAACATCACCCGGACCTCTTCCATTGGGTCAAGCTTGGGAGCCAGGGCTAAACTCACTGCAAGGTTTTCACCAAGGTCTGGCTCTGCTCGCTGTGTCTCTTGGGCCACCATCTTGGCACGCTCCTGGCTGCTAGGAACAAAAGCAAACTCTTGCAGGGTTTCGTGCCAAGATACTGACATCTGTTTATACTGATCCCACCAGGCTGCCTTCTGCCACCAGTTACATCTATTTTTGGCCCGATTGCCTGGTTTTATCAGCTTAACGGTGTAATAAGTCAGGGAGGCATGCAGAGCTTCACTCACCACTGACTATTCCGGCTGGTGATGTCACTTCCCACCGCCCTTGCTGCCCTTTTTAGAGTTGTATCCCCTCTGTCGTTTCCTGCATTTGATTGTTGTTGGCCAATATCATGGTAGTGAATTGGGTTCCAATGGTGAGTCTCCAGGGAGTGTATCTGCTGGAATAGGCCAGACGTCGTCACTCTTGATGTCGGGGAGGAGGGTGATGTAGCGAAGAAGCAAAAATACTCTCCGCCACTCCCATTTTGCTGACAAGTGGCGGAGGGGGGAATGTTGGTTGGAGAGACAGAGCGGCTCGCATGGTATGCAGTGGTGGAGGAGGAGTGGGAGGTTTAGTGCTTTCTGTTAATATAGCATTACATTTTAAAGAGCAGTACCTGTCTAGCATTAGGTTGTAGCAAGTTATGCCGGGAGCTGTATTGGTACATTCTGAGGTTGTTGGTTACGGTGAACAAAGAGCCTTCTTATTTAGAGTGAATTTACTCACGGTCTTTCTTTTCTGCTTGGTCCACACAAAGGGCCCTTCGGCGAGGGCCCACTGGCAATACTGGCCCACCTGTCGAGCAGACCTTAAAAGAGCCGAATGAAGAGGTCTGAAGATGGAGGGGAGAGGCCGGCCATGTGATCAGTGGATCCagtggggagaggagggatgtTTATCTggtctctttctcctctccctgctGGGACTTGGGTGCATTGGTGCCCGGCTTGTGCTCCCTGCCTGCCAGAAAAGGGCCGAATGAAGATGCCTGAAGATGGATGGTAGGGGCCAAGAACGGCTGCTTGGTCAGTGGCTCtggtggggagaggagggatgtTTAGCCAGTCCCTTGCTCCTCTCCATGCTGGGGCTTCAGTGCCCGATTCATCCTCCCTAACTGTCATGAAATGGCTGAATAAAGAGGCCtgaagaagggtgggaggggccAATAACAACCGTGTGGGCGATATCtccaaagggagaggagagatgtttAGCTGGTCCCTTCCTCCTATCCCTATTGGGGCTTGAGTGTTTTGGTGCCTGGTTCGTTTCTTCTGCTTTTTCTTGGGTTTCGATCTGGTGCCTCAGTCTGCTGAAGCATGATAGAATGTCAcctcctgtctctcctccccttcctccatACCGAACCCCATTTTATCACTGTCTCCACGTCACCCAGCACATCCTGTCCCTAGACTTCATCTGTTTGCATAATACTTGTGATGAAAATTTCTGAGTGTTGTGTATCTTTGTGTATTTGTACAgggggtttccgcagctggccaGATTGTGTCACTGAAGGTCTGGCTGATAGATAACATTGTGGAAAAAATTAATGATAATCTTCCTTCACATATCAGAATTTTGGGTAAGAAATTATAATTCTTTAGCTTTTTGATACATATACATGTGTTCTTGTAGCCTTGGTCTGGGTGTGAATACATGTATAACCTATAGACTAAAGGATGATTCTTCATGTAGGGAGGGCATGGAAAGGGAGAATAGTTGGGCATGGGTATCttgagtgagaaggaaagagatggtgcacaagggAAAATGGAGAGAGGTATTGGACATGGTAGTGGAAGAGgcttgaggtacagatgcatggggaagagagagatgagaggaagaaatgttggatgtagcgGTGGAGGGGAAACTGTGGGATGGAtaaagaacaaaagtaagtgtaaacctcctatcttttctttctatttaaactacagtactttattttgaaaactgtttctttaatgtttttatagtcTGTGTATTGTAcgggatccgagttacatacaaattcaacttaagaacagtttaaaaaacagaacttgttcttaacccaggggCTTCCTACATAACTTTAGCATGCAGGTTAATAGAATTGGGAGGACAGTGTTCCAGCAATAGTGCCTCTGATGTGTAATAGTTTTTCTGGGTTGGGCGATTGAATGTGCATGCTTGAGAAAGGCGAAGAacccttttcccccatcataAAATATTGTAAGGGGTTGCAGCAGTTTTCTGTTGAGCTTGTAATCAGAACAAAATCTCAGTAGAATTAATTTTGACTGCTTTACTCTTCTAAGGTTTAAAGAGAGTTACTGGTGGTTTCAACTCCAAGAATGCATGTGATGCACGTACCTATTTGTATATGCTGCCTACTTTTGCCTTTGCTCACAAAGATCTTGATGTCCAGGATGAGATGTACAGACTGAGCCAGGAGACCTTGCGGAGAGTCAATGGTCTTCTGGCCCACTATAAGGGAATACACAACTTCCACAACTTTACTTCTAGGAAGAGTCCACAAAACCCCAGTGCCAAACGCTACATCATGGAAATACACTGTGAGAATCCCTTTGTAAGAGAAGGCCTGGAGTTCACCGAGATAAAGGTGAAAGGTCAGAGCTTCATGATGCACCAGATCCGGAAAATGATTGGTCTAGTGATTGCAGTGATGAAGGGCTATGAATCAGAATCCATCATGGAGCGCAGCTGGGGGGAGGAAAAGGTGGATATCCCTAAAGCTCCGGGGCTTGGCCTGGTCCTGGAGGCTGTCCACTTTGAGGAGTACAATAGACGATTTGGCAGCGATGGAGTGCATGAGGCGCTGGAGTGGGACGGGGAAGAGCAGAGTATCACTGGCTTCAAACAACAATATATCTACCCAACAATTATTAAAACTGAGCTGGAAGAGAAGTCCATGTTAAACTGGCTGAACACCCTTCCCATCCATGATTTTGATGCCACTGCTTCAGGGGTCCAGCTGGATGAAGACAATTCTAAGGTAATGCACAATAAAACACAAATGTTTTCTTTTAATCTGATATTTTTGTCAGATACAGAAATTTAATGATGAAAGTTGCACTggatagaggggatatgatagatgtTCACATATTAAATAGAGTCTTGCTATTTGCTGTTTAGGCAGAAGCTTTCAATCAGTTATTAAAGTAGAGAAGGATCTAGATTGTGGAGTAAATTAATTTGGGATTTTAGTTTATGTATTGAATGTGGTTATGCTTTCATGCTCTTatgattaatttattttatttgtagttTTAACTTATTGtctgttttgtattgtattaatGCACAGATCCATCTAGCAGAATAAAGGCCCCCTTATATCAAGCATTTTAGCAAGGGCTGCTGTGGTTAATGCTCTGACACATAGAAATTGAGCGAGTGTTGGAGCATTTCCcgtggcagcatcgctaccatggcttgataaaagggggccataatgcagtacaaaaaaatattgattcaaattttaaattttttattgccTCTCCAGATCGGCACAAAAACTGATGTGGGGTGGGGGACTTCATTTCCTTCCAGGGGCCGTTTCTTtcagcacatgcagtccttttggggggcctgcttgggggggggggtgactccCCCGAAAGGAATGCATGCGCTGAAAGAAATGGCCCCTGGAAGGAAATAATGCCCACCCCCAATCAGTTTCTGAAccggtctggagagactaaaagaaaggtttttaactgCTAATTTTTCCTTACATATCCTATGGGGGTATAAATCAAGCACAGAgcaagatagcaaatgttacacctatctttaaaaagggatcgaaaggtgacccgggaaactacaggcctgtaagTTTGATAttggttccaggcaagatggtagaagcactgataaaggacagcatctgtgagcacattgataaaaatggactaatgaaagcgagccaacatggcttctgcaaaggaagatcgtgccaaacaaacttactgcacttctttgatggggtaaacagtcagatggacaaaggggaacccatagacatcatttatctctacttccaaaaagcctttgacaaggtaccccatgagcggctacttaggaagctgtggaaccacggggtggaaggggacgtacacagatgggttaaacactggttggcaggcaggaagcaaagggttggagtgaagtgCCACTACTCGAActagaggagggtcacgagcggagttacGCAGGGGTCGatactcggaccactgctgttcaatatatttatcaatgacctagaaatgGGGAccaagtgtgaagttataaaatttgcggatgacactaaactctgtagcagggttagaactgtggaagaatgtgaggacctacaaagggatctgaacaaactgagggagtgggcgaataaatggcaaatgaacttcaatgtagggaaatgcaaggtcatgcatatagggaaaaaaaccccgatgttcagctaccaaatggggggattagtactagaggcaagtaaccttgaaaaggacttgggtgtgctgatggacacaacaatgaagtcaacagcacaatgcacagcagcctcaaagaaaacaaacagaatgttgggtattattaagaaggaaggaacaaaggaagtcatcatgccgctgtatcacgcgatggtgtgtccgcatctggaatactgtgtccaatattggtcgccgtacctaaagaaggacatggagagacttgagagggttcagagaagagcgacaagaatgataaaaggtatggaaaacctttcatacgcagacaagctagaaaggctggggctcttcatcctgaagaagcggagactcagagtagagagctgcacgggaacggggacgacgggaatcccgtgggacccgcgggttcccccttcgggtcgcggggatccccgTGGGGATGCCCACTagagtcacggggatcccgtcGGGACGCCTCCCAGGGTCGCAGAGActgagggattcctcgcgggggtgggtggggacgggtgggattcctcacagggacgggtgggacttaggcggggacgggtgggatatctatccccgcgcaactctctaactcagaggagacatgatagacttacaagatcatgaagggcatagagaaggtggaaagggaactataagaacaagggggcacttggagaaattgaaaggtgacaggtttagaaccaatgctaggaaatttttcttcactcagagggtggtagacacctggaatgtgcttctggaggatgtgataggacagagtacactaaggggattcaaagagggattggacaagttcctgaaagatacggggattgagggatatagatagaggaagagataggattatggaagggtatGACCTgtccgccgcgggagcagactgctgggcgcgatggacccctggtctgacccagcggaggcaacttcttatgttcttatatgctgaGTGCCAGGGCACCATGGCAACTAGAAATTTCCCCCCTTGTGTCTGGAATTTTTATGCTGCCACTGGAACAGTAAGTTGTCTTGTACTGAACCGCTCAAGCTTGCTGAAAGCTGAGCAGTGAAGAATGGGACTACAGTGATGGTCTTGCAAGCctttacactagagaatgacacggggaaacaATTTGTTTCCATCTCCACCCTGTTCCCGCAAGCTTGGTCCCCGCAAACTATTTgattccatctgcacaagcctcgaatagtaaACTGAACttgttttattaaagtataaaaataaataatctgtataattgtcattttataaatcagaattctggctgccgaactagaggaagagatcttcagctggcagggctttgtttataaacgtttatcaacacagctacctactttatcctaaagcaaagcaaagaaaagaaataaaaaaattttctatctattgttgtctggtttctgctttcctcatcttctcatcattctcttccttccttccatccactgtctgccttctctctgcctcgtCCATATGGCATATGCTCTATTTCTGTGCCTCTATCAGaaactgtccccctccccccaattggtctggcatctttgtctTCTTCCTTTTCATCTTTCATTCCCTTCCCAGGTGgtgtttagcatctctctcctcctttccttccttcagatctggtatctgtttcctccccctcccccagtgctctctggtatctttttcctctccttttctgctcttctttcacaatttgttttctaccttaaagtgtctgctccccctctctcttccccattacccttcagtgtctgttcctctctccacttcctctcggtgccactcaacctcttcctctCGTTGAATCATCTTCCTCCCCATCACCTTCGCAGACGCttttcagaaacaaaattttCTCTCTCCGAGCAGCCCGGATGCTACAGCCTTCTCATAAGTTGTGCTTGACTGCCCCAAAACTTCTCCTCCGacacaactttctgtttccacctgggcagcTCGTGTCGGAGAAGTTTTGGGGCAGTCACGCGCAACTTGTGAGAAGGCTGTGGCATCCAGGCCGCTCGGAGAAAGAAAATTCTGAAAAGTGCaagtgaaggtgaggggaaaggagATGGCCCGATGAGGGGAAGAGAGGCCCAGACCATGGtgattgggagggaggagggccgGGGCTGCTGGATCCCGTGATTGCAAGAAGGGCTGCTGACTGGGAGGGGTGGGATGGGAGGCCAGTGTGTGAGTTCTTGCACCACATTGGTCTCAAATACACTGAGAACTGCACAGTGCTGCTGTTTGTATGACTCGGGAAGATAAACACGACCTTGCACCATGTTGAACTGAATGTCCAGATATTACAAGGTCTAGTGGGCGTTAGCTGGTTCTTCTTGaaattgacaatccagcccaggcaCTTCAGCAAACACACCACAGTCCCCACTGCCTGCTCGAACTCCGGCTTGGATAGAGCCCTGATAAGCCAATTGTCCAGATAGGGGTGTACCTGGACCCACATTCAGCAGAGGTGAGCAGCCACAACCACCATAACTTTGGTGAAAGTGTGGGGTGCTGTCGCCAGACTGAAGGAAAAGGCTGCAAACTGGAATTGTTGCTGGAAAACATGAAACCTCAGATATTTCCTGTGCCCTGGTTTATGTAATTGTAACCTttatttgtacttttttttttttcttcttgcatTTGTTACTTATTATTTgatgactagtgtttaagcccgttacattaatggatgctagaatatatgcctgtctgtctttctttatttatgtctctctccttgctcctgtctctttcttcctttctttctgtctctctccctcctgcaaattttctctctctctccctggcaccctttgtctgtctgtctgtctttctttctgtctctctctggtcccctgtctgtctctctccctagcctcctttgtctgtctgtatttctttatgtcccctcccccccccccactttcctttgcagaagcagcagtgatatttcccttcccctccagatccctgtgaagtagtatcagcattttcccccacccaccccccattcccttctctcccccccctcaccactttcctttgcagaagcagcagtggtatttcccttcccctccaggtccctgctgaagcagtagaagcattttcccccaccccccattcccttctcttaccgtgagctgccctgctccgttcgtcccctccccctttccttcctgcgggctggcctgctgtggctgaaggtttttttttcggcggctcttctcacgatcccagtggtggctgatcctcctgttcaaagcagcctgctgaggttcgcggccggctgtaacgaacctcgcaggccactctccaactcggtagcatgttccctcggacgcgattgcgtcagagggaacgtgctaccatgtggatagcggcctgcgaggttcgttatagccggccgcaaacctcagcaggccgctttgaacaggagcggtagtggttgttgcgggaaggggggagtCGGcaacgtgcaggccgctgtgaacaggagcggcggcggcaggaccatgagccctcctcccaccatccgccgccagcgccgctcctgtcgcccgatgcacctaactggcacatacgcctcaagccgcggccacggacggacacagcacacatCAGGTCCGCACAGGAgatgagccgccgctgctgacggccaaggtaggtgctgggaagaagactggggactcacgcatgcgcactcatgcggccacggaactacagatcatgaAAGCACGcaaatagaagtgcgcatgcgcgagttagccttttattatataggattgtaaACAGCTTAGTTAAGGTACTGATGAATGGTATATCAACCTTGAAAGAGGGATAATTGAAGAGACTAAATGGACCAGCTGGCCTTTTTCTGCCACAGTGGTGACTTCATCTACGGAGCCCAgtcgcagacagcttttcaagcaaacttgattgaagatctttgaagtttgctagtgctgcaccgcgcatgcgcgtgtgccttcctgctcaagCTAGGGGGCgtatctcctcagcgtggcctcagttcttagttttccgcggagccagaaagcactgtctctcttctctgcgtcaaatctaagtgcctttcttgctCTGCGacttcttttcttgttttgtacGATCGGAAGTCGCTGTGCTGCGCATCTTTACAACTTTTATTATTTCTCTCAATCGACCGGGGGACCCCGGTTTTTCgtctggccgcctggcctcgtgCAGCCATGGCTACATCTTCtacctatgtcccggcctgttaccgggtttaaaaagtgcacgcaGTGCAGTCGGGTGATCTCAACCATTGGTGTATCCTGTGCCTGGGTTCCAACCACCCTACTGACTCTTGCCTTCTTTGTGCCACTCTGCAACCCCGGGCTCTTCGGCGCCAGCAGGCCAGGATCGCAGAGCTCTTCAGTGCCATGGAACAACCAGTTGACAAGACCTCGACCTCGGCCCCGAGCAAGTCCCCCTCGGCTTCGAAGGCCTCAACTGCTCCAGCTGCTAAGGCCTTATTATCAAGTAAGTCTCCTATTCCTCTTTCAGGTTCAGCTCCGCTACCGAAGAAGCCTTCCACAGAGTCTCTGGCATCCCAGACAGTGAGTGCAGTCCTCCCAGTCTCTACGAGACCTCCTCCAAAGTGTGCCTCCAAGTTAAGAGAATACTCtacatcgaggtcgccctcgttgGAGCGCAGTGCTGCACCAGTCCGACCAGATCCATTGGTCTCAGTGCCgatgtttgaggacatgcttaaggcaatCCTGACCACGCAAATCTCCTCAGCTCTGGCCCAGCTTGCCCCGGCCTCAACTCTGCTCCCTGTTAACCAGCCTGAGCGTCGCTCAGAGGTTCCCCAAGACAAGCATCGTCTGTCTCGCCAGTTGTCCTCGAGTGATTCTTCATCTGCTCTCTCGAGGCAGGCTTCTCCTGCCGCCCAACCTCAATCGAAGCACCATTCCAAGCGTGCCTCATCTTCAAAACAGCAGTCTGCAAAACGACCCAGAGACTCCCCTCCTCAGCGGGGTAGGTCACTGGAGCCTCGAGATCCATTGAGGCCTCGGCACCCCTGGTGTCTGAATGTCAGCCTCGACTGTCTCCCATACTTCCTTGGTTTCCGAGTCGAGGTgggtcgaggtcgaggactcCCTCCTCGCAGCCGCGTCGGATGGTCTCTTCCTCCCTGGTCTCTCCGAGGCTTACTTCCCGGGTTTCCGTCcctcggaccccggggtcttcgccttccaggcagatTAAATGTAAGCATTGTTCGACGCCTCCCCTGTCTCTTAGCACAGCTTCTTTGGCATCCGTGCTTGTTGACACCGATGTGCCTGCGCAATATTCGAGGGAggcctctccctctttctctgctgccccgagtTCTAGATCCTCGACGCCTCTGGAAGGGCACTCCTCTGCCAAggcttcctccttcaccaggttCGTTGTTGACATGGGTAAGGCCCTTTAACTGGATTTCCAGTCTGAGTCCAGATATACCCGGGagtatttggaggagatggaacCTCCTCATCCGCCCAGGGAATCCTTGCGTCTCCTGTTGAACCCGATCTTGAAGCAGACTTTCTTCCAAAATTTGGAGACTCCTTACGCAATTCCTGCCATACTGTCAAAGATGGAATCCCGCTATCGGACGGTCCCGTGCAAGGGGTTTGAAAAGGCTCAGCTCTCCcatcagctctcccaccagtccttggttgTAGAGTCTTCCTTAAAGAAATCTAATCCCTCCAAGGTCTACCCTGCTGTCCCACCGGGCAGGGAAGGGTGTTCTATGGACAAGTTCGGCCGGCGCCTATATCAGAATTCAATGATGGTGAACCGGGTCCTAAATTACAATTTCAATTTCACATCCTATCTCAAGCACTGCATCAAATCCATGCCGTCTTTTCAGGATGATTTGGCTGCCCACCGCCATTCGGAATTCCACCAACTTCAAGATACGCTGTCGCAGATTTGCCTTTATATGCTCCAGGCtacctatgatgcctttgaactgtccTCGAAGGTCACGGCCTTTGcaatcgccatgcgtcgcctggctaCAAATAGTAGACATGGACCAGAATCTGTAGGACCGTCTGGCGAATCTCCCATGCTTGGGCAATGAGCTCTTcgatgactccatcgaggcagctaccaaACACCTCTCGGAACATGAACGCTCCTTCGCCTCCTTGGTGAGACCGAAGGCGAAGCCTACTTCTCCTAAGGCGTACAAATTGCCGCCCAGAAGTCTACGCCGGCTTTTTCCCACCCGCCACCCAGGCGTCATCAGCAGCAGAGGCCCCCCAAAAGGCTCAGGCCTCTGCGACGGCAAAgccagcgccgtccttttgacaatcCTGGTTTGAGCATGCTGCCCCCTTTCGTCCATGAGCCTTCTCCTCTGCCCACCGGAAGTCGTCTCAGCTTTTTTTGTCACCAGTGGGAGCTGATTACATCGGACCTCTGGGTTCTCTCCGTCATCAGGTAGAGATACTCCCTTCAGTTCCTGGCGGCGCCTCCAGACCTGCCTCCAAAAGAGTGCCTTTCCAACAGGtcccaacttccccttcttcatgAGGCTCAAGCTCTCCTTCGCCTCCGGGCGGTGGAAGAGGTCCCTTTGTGTCAGCAGGGTACCAGGTTCTAcccccggtactttctagtccccaaaaaagaccggggacctacgCCCTATCCTGGACCTTAGAGCGTTGAAAAAATTTCTGGTCAAGAAGAAGTTctgcatgctctctcttcccacaTTGTATCCACTGATGGACGAGGGGGATTGGTTATGctcgctggatctcaaagaggcctacactcacatcccaattcaTCTGGCCTCTTGCAGATTTctaagatttcaggtggggaatctccatctACAATATCGAGTTCTTCCCTTCGGACTTGCATCTTCcccaagggtcttcaccaagtgcctcatggTGGTGGCAGCGGCCCTGCGGACGCAGAGTCTTCAAGTGTTCCCGTACctcaacgactggctcatcaaagtgcCGTCCAGGCTggaggttattgcagcgacccaacagactattatattTCTTCAACGTCTGGGTTTCgaggtcaacttccccaagtcccagttgtgtccctctcagtctctgcAGTTCATCGGAGAGGTGCTGGACATGGTTCGCCTCCGCTCTTTTCTGCCTCAACCACGACAGGATGCCCTCGTTCACCTATGCCAGAGGATCTCCCTTCTATCGACGGTTTCGGCCAAGCATATGATCCTGCTGGGGCACATGGCCTACAccattcatgtgactcctttcgcCAGACTTTGGCTCTGAGttcttcagtggaccctggcatcccagTGGAGACAGGACCGGGATCCCGCCTCTCAacacattgcggtgactcctttgttgaaacaATATCTCCGCTGgtgaatgctctcttccaatctttccagaggtttactctttcacccctcctccccctcccccccactgtaGAAGGTCTTGACAACGGACTCTTCCGCATAcgcctggggggctcacctcgaagGTCTACATACTTGGGGTCTTTGGTCAAGTGGTCCAGCGCTGATCGTCGCTGttacatcaatctgctggagcttcgggccattttcaATGCTTTGAAGGCTTTTGTCATTTGCTTCAAGATCACGTGGTTCTGgctcggacggacaaccaggtggcagcGGGGGTACAGGATCCCtgtctctttgccaggaagctctacagatctgggattgggcgatatgccacaacatcttcctccgagcggtctacatccagggccagCAGAACTGCCTGGCGGATAAATTGAGCCACCTTCTCCAGCCACACGAATGAATGCTCCATTCCTCcactctgcgtcaggtgtttgcacgatgggggactccgcagatagatctattcgcctcccccctcaaccacaagttgcctcgtttctgctccaggatttactccccggaccgtctcgaggcggatgctttccttctagaTTGGACGGACttgttcctctatgcattccctccgatTCTGAAGACTCTAGTCCAGCTCAAGTCTGTccacgccaccatga encodes:
- the LOC117364745 gene encoding tRNA pseudouridine synthase A-like isoform X3, which encodes MYRFWSALKKIIFRPPRVNLRRFVPLGWFLQFPRVRRWWFLAVGEPGGKWRKVGQMDTSFSGKELIVDSAKQPRSDDGENEHSAKRFKRDKYDVYEMHKKYPRKKVVLLLSYVGKGYYGMQRNLGSSQFKTIEDDLIHALVQSGCIPENHSEDKKKLSFQRCSRTDKGVSAAGQIVSLKVWLIDNIVEKINDNLPSHIRILGLKRVTGGFNSKNACDARTYLYMLPTFAFAHKDLDVQDEMYRLSQETLRRVNGLLAHYKGIHNFHNFTSRKSPQNPSAKRYIMEIHCENPFVREGLEFTEIKVKGQSFMMHQIRKMIGLVIAVMKGYESESIMERSWGEEKVDIPKAPGLGLVLEAVHFEEYNRRFGSDGVHEALEWDGEEQSITGFKQQYIYPTIIKTELEEKSMLNWLNTLPIHDFDATASGVQLDEDNSKL
- the LOC117364745 gene encoding tRNA pseudouridine synthase A-like isoform X1, which produces MYRFWSALKKIIFRPPRVNLRRFVPLGWFLQFPRVRRWWFLAVGEPGGKWRKVGQMDTSFSGKELIVDSAKQPRSDDGENEHSAKRFKRDKYDVYEMHKKYPRKKVVLLLSYVGKGYYGMQRNLGSSQFKTIEDDLIHALVQSGCIPENHSEDKKKLSFQRCSRTDKGVSAAGQIVSLKVWLIDNIVEKINDNLPSHIRILGLKRVTGGFNSKNACDARTYLYMLPTFAFAHKDLDVQDEMYRLSQETLRRVNGLLAHYKGIHNFHNFTSRKSPQNPSAKRYIMEIHCENPFVREGLEFTEIKVKGQSFMMHQIRKMIGLVIAVMKGYESESIMERSWGEEKVDIPKAPGLGLVLEAVHFEEYNRRFGSDGVHEALEWDGEEQSITGFKQQYIYPTIIKTELEEKSMLNWLNTLPIHDFDATASGVQLDEDNSKENKALEGSDVGG
- the LOC117364745 gene encoding tRNA pseudouridine synthase A-like isoform X4, with product MDTSFSGKELIVDSAKQPRSDDGENEHSAKRFKRDKYDVYEMHKKYPRKKVVLLLSYVGKGYYGMQRNLGSSQFKTIEDDLIHALVQSGCIPENHSEDKKKLSFQRCSRTDKGVSAAGQIVSLKVWLIDNIVEKINDNLPSHIRILGLKRVTGGFNSKNACDARTYLYMLPTFAFAHKDLDVQDEMYRLSQETLRRVNGLLAHYKGIHNFHNFTSRKSPQNPSAKRYIMEIHCENPFVREGLEFTEIKVKGQSFMMHQIRKMIGLVIAVMKGYESESIMERSWGEEKVDIPKAPGLGLVLEAVHFEEYNRRFGSDGVHEALEWDGEEQSITGFKQQYIYPTIIKTELEEKSMLNWLNTLPIHDFDATASGVQLDEDNSKENKALEGSDVGG
- the LOC117364745 gene encoding tRNA pseudouridine synthase A-like isoform X2, with protein sequence MYRFWSALKKIIFRPPRVNLRRFVPLGWFLQFPRVRRWWFLAVGEPGGKWRKVGQMDTSFSGKELIVDSAKQPRSDDGENEHSAKRFKRDKYDVYEMHKKYPRKKVVLLLSYVGKGYYGMQRNLGSSQFKTIEDDLIHALVQSGCIPENHSEDKKKLSFQRCSRTDKGVSAAGQIVSLKVWLIDNIVEKINDNLPSHIRILGLKRVTGGFNSKNACDARTYLYMLPTFAFAHKDLDVQDEMYRLSQETLRRVNGLLAHYKGIHNFHNFTSRKSPQNPSAKRYIMEIHCENPFVREGLEFTEIKVKGQSFMMHQIRKMIGLVIAVMKGYESESIMERSWGEEKVDIPKAPGLGLVLEAVHFEEYNRRFGSDGVHEALEWDGEEQSITGFKQQYIYPTIIKTELEEKSMLNWLNTLPIHDFDATASGVQLDEDNSKILYTPLDL